In Bactrocera oleae isolate idBacOlea1 chromosome 3, idBacOlea1, whole genome shotgun sequence, a genomic segment contains:
- the Spn31A gene encoding serine protease inhibitor 42Dd — protein MASNNSTASNGNGATNVAMDFSNELLRVIVTTHGTGNIIISPLQLEALLTLLYLGSDGGTAEELQRVLQLKRFASNAKMANHFATELQLSTDSAADTHMQLCSELLLPVEVEVSDEFRKIAQKYFHTTALQRDFSSIAKLRAQLDEDLAKAAAGYAWRISDALLSTITTPEAASTAIVLAAVHFQSKWFLPFSAYRTGLYDFQLSVAEAPAGSDVSQLAPPAAVSVPMLFDDDMFVKFAELRELDARAIELPYEHDDELAMLLVLPNQRDGLAVLEKQLEALDLNALAERMQMESVQVLLPKFKIDFECSLRHTLEQLGITTIFSKASNFKNMLRNNTTNPLIISDILHKVCLEVNESGTEGASSVAYKPIVISNSIDSRKKFFRADHPFYFAIRSREATYFVGHITKF, from the exons ATGGCGAGCAATAACAGCACAGCGTCGAATGGCAATGGAGCCACAAATGTCGCAATGGACTTCAGCAACGAGCTGTTGCGCGTCATCGTCACCACACACGGTACAGGCAACATTATCATATCACCACTTCAGCTGGAGGCGCTGCTCACGCTGCTCTATCTCGGCAGCGATGGCGGCACTGCAGAGGAGTTGCAGCGCGTGCTACAGCTGAAGCGTTTCGCGAGCAATGCTAAAATGGCCAACCACTTCGCGACGGAACTGCAATTGAGCACCGACTCGGCCGCTGACACGCACATGCAGCTATGCAGTGAATTATTGTTGCCGGTGGAGGTGGAAGTCAGCGATGAATTTCGTAAAATAGCGCAGAAATATTTCCACACAACAGCATTGCAGCGAGATTTCAGCAGTATTGCGAAATTGCGCGCGCAACTTGATGAGGATTTGGCGAAGGCGGCCGCTGGCTATGCCTGGCGCATCAGCGATGCCTTATTGTCCACGATCACAACGCCTGAGGCGGCGTCAACGGCCATCGTGTTGGCTGCTGTGCATTTCCAAAGCAAATGGTTTCTGCCGTTTAGCGCCTATCGGACGGGCTTGTACGACTTTCAGTTAAGCGTCGCTGAGGCGCCTGCAGGGAGTGATGTGTCACAGCTGGCGCCACCAGCAGCTGTGTCTGTGCCAATGCTCTTCGACGATGATATGTTCGTAAAGTTTGCAGAGTTGCGTGAGTTGGACGCGCGTGCTATTGAGCTGCCTTATGAGCATGACGACGAGCTAGCTATGCTGCTGGTATTGCCCAATCAGCGCGATGGCCTGGCGGTATTGGAAAAGCAGTTAGAAGCGTTGGATCTTAATGCATTGGCGGAGCGCATGCAGATGGAGAGCGTGCAAGTGCTACTGCCGaaatttaaaatcgattttgaatgcAGCCTGCGGCATACTTTGGAACAG CTGGGCATCACGACGATTTTCTCGAAAGCGtcaaattttaagaatatgcTGAGGAACAACACCACAAACCCACTAATAATTTCAGATATTCTACACAAAGTGTGCTTAGAGGTCAATGAGTCGGGCACGGAAGGTGCAAGTAGTGTTG CATACAAACCAATTGTGATTAGTAATTCGATTGATTCCCGCAAGAAATTCTTTCGTGCCGATCATCCCTTCTACTTCGCCATACGAAGTCGAGAAGCCACCTATTTTGTGGGCCATATCACAAAATTTTGA